The Vespula vulgaris chromosome 2, iyVesVulg1.1, whole genome shotgun sequence genome has a segment encoding these proteins:
- the LOC127061498 gene encoding thyrotropin-releasing hormone receptor, producing the protein MTEIKKEGEVPDLTEAILRGVQLYYTPILVYLGSLGNCLSVCVFFGTKLRRSSSSIYLGALAISDTGFLISVFVVWLNMVNIGIFNEQGFCQFFIYLTTLCSFLSVWFVVAFTVERFVAVQYPFHRQSMCTVARAKTVVIGLTILGIMTCSPTLWFSSPRLKTWDKENVTECLVAEGWEASSTIFNSIDAILTFVVPFTVIVVLNILIARAIYRLAKVRRTLTTETRAPQDQMSCSQNPRNIFAQSKITKMLLIVSTVFLCLNLPAYAIRVHAFLYADNNPPRSIELAQQVCNLFFNTNFGINFILYCTTGQNFRSAMIRMFLRRSHGQSDAAGRNSNHGNIVSELPRNSTLTSRQKAPVFNKSWQNNHELQIFSEEFKEDVEKNKE; encoded by the exons atgacagaaataaagaaagagggtGAAGTACCCGACCTGACCGAGGCGATCCTAAGAGGGGTACAACTATATTATACTCCGATATTAGTATATTTGGGTTCACTTGGAAACTGTCTTTCCGTATGTGTGTTCTTCGGTACGAAGTTACGTCGATCCTCATCAAGTATATATTTAGGAGCATTGGCTATAAGCGACACTGGATTTTTAATATCAGTTTTTGTGGTATGGTTGAATATGGTGAATATTGgtatttttaatgaacaagGATTCTGTCAGTTCTTCATCTACTTGACAACACTTTGTAGTTTTCTAAGTGTTTGGTTTGTAGTGGCCTTTACCGTCGAAAGATTTGTCGCTGTTCAATATCCTTTTCATCGTCAATCAATGTGTACAGTGGCTAGAGCAAAAACAGTAGTCATCGGATTGACAATTCTCGGTATTATGACGTGTAGCCCGACTTTATGGTTTTCGAGTCCTCGTTTAAAAACATGGGATAAAGAAAATGTGACGGAGTGTCTCGTCGCTGAAGGTTGGGAAGCCTCATCGACTATTTTCAATTCGATCGATGCGATACTAACTTTCGTAGTACCTTTTACCGTAATCGTCGTATTGAATATACTCATCGCACGTGCTATATACAGACTCGCCAAAGTAAGAAGAACACTGACCACCGAAACGAGAGCTCCGCAGGATCAAATGTCCTGCTCTCAAAATCCACGAAATATCTTCGCTCAAAGTAAAATCACCAAAATGCTCCTCATCGTATCCACAGTTTTTCTTTGTCTCAATCTGCCTGCCTACGCTATTAGAGTCCATGCCTTtctatac GCGGACAACAATCCACCGCGATCGATAGAATTGGCGCAACAAGTGTGCAACTTGTTTTTTAACACCAATTTTGggataaatttcattctttactGTACCACCGGACAAAACTTTCGTAGTGCAATGATTCGTATGTTTTTACGGCGATCGCACGGACAAAGTGACGCTGCTGGACGCAATTCAAATCATGGAAATATTg TTTCAGAATTACCTCGCAATAGTACTTTAACGAGTCGTCAAAAAGCACCTGTATTTAACAAATCGTGGCAAAATAATCACgaattgcaaatattttctgAAGAATTTAAAGAAGACGTGGAAAAGAATAAGGAGTGA